CCACGTATCGAGGTAGTGCGTTCGCTTCACTCGGGCAATCGTGAATGCATCACTCACTGTCCTTGCTGTCGCGCAGGCCACGATGTTGGTCTCGTCGTCATCAGTACTAGAAATAAACAAGTCTGCATCTTCGACCTCGGCCTCTTGGAGCGTTGAGAGCGACACGCCGTCGCCTTCAATGGCGAGTACATCGAGCGAATAGGTGAGCGCATCGACTCGCGCCGTGTCTTTATCGATGACGATGACCTCGTGATCTTCGTCGAGGTTTGCAGCGATTGAGGATCCAACTTGACCTGCCCCAATGATGACCACGCGCATGTTACTGCCCTCGGACCATATCGTGGAGTGAGCGTGCCTGGGTAAGTGGATTACTATTCTGAAAGCAGCAATTTGCACGAGTACGCTCGAATTCGTGGCATCAATGCGTGAGTTCTGATGAGCAGGACTGTTCGAAACACGGTATCACACATCTGCCATTTTTCGCGCTGAACGAATGGAAGGGCGTATAACACGTTACTTTGGGACTTTCTAATTTATGGTAATCTCTCTTGATTGAGGCAACTGGTAAAACCGCCTGACGCACGTATTCTTTGTAGAATGTTACCAATCAGCACGATACCCCCATTAATCTTCCGGTTACTGAAAGCTTATATTATCTTGTGCTATAGTAACGCATGGAATCAACAGGCCCGGCAGAAAAGATAATGAGTACACGAACATACGACAGCACGGACGGTGAGGATACCGAATGGGAATGCATCGTCCTTGAGCTCGAAGACGGTGACGTAGTGATGTACGATCCAAGCAATCATTGCGCGTGGGTACAGTCCGACGCATCGATGGACATCAGTTCGCAGGTGTAGGCTACCAAACATCTAAGCGGTTGGCTGGTCGCTGTTTTACTATGATGCAGATTGTCGTCATCGGCGCATACGGCAGCGCTGGCGTCGCCGTCGCCACAGAACTCGCAGACAAGGGCGAGGTTGTAGATGAGGAGGTGAAACTCACACTGGTGGATGACGGCGATCCTGGTGGTGGTCTCTGTATCCTCCGAGGATGTATGCCGTCGAAAGAGGTGCTTTCGGCAGGTGCGCATCGATATCAAGCCCGACACGACGATCGCCTCGTCGGGTCGCGTCCCGATGTTGACCTCGAACATACCGTTGCAACGAAAAACGAGCATATCTCAAACTTCGCGGCTCATCGTCGTTCGACCGTTCAGGAGCTCTCTGAGCGCGACAATGTCGAATTCATTCACGATACTGCACAGTTCGTCGACGACCACACGATACGCGTCGGTGAACGGGAGATAGAAGCCGATTACGTCGTCATTGCAACTGGCTCGACGCCGAAGATTCCCGAACTCGATGGGATCGACGCGGTTGAATTCATGACCAGCGCTGATGTGCTCGATGCTACTACTCTTCCTGACTCGGGTATCGTCATGGGATTTGGCTACGTTGGTATCGAGCTCGTTCCATACCTTGTCGAGGCAGGCGGGATGGATCTTACTGTCGTTGAGCACGACGATCGTCCACTCGACGAGGCTGATCCTCCATTCGGTGACGAACTCATGTCCATCTACCGCGAAGAGTTCGACATTGAGATTCTCACGAACACGCACGAACGTGCTATCGAGTCGACGAACGACGGTATTCGAATGCTCGTCGATCAAGACGGTTCGGAACGAACGATTGAGGCAGAGAAGCTGTTCGTATTCACCGGTCGCCAACCTGAACTCGCCGGGCTCGGTCTCGAACACACTGCGCTCGAACCAGATGATGATTGGGTAACTGACACAATGCAGGCTCGTGACGATGAGCGAACGTTCGTTGTCGGTGATGTAAACGGTAAGGAACCCATTCTCCACGTCGCAAAAGAACAGGGATATCGAGCCGCTGAGAACATTCTCCGCCACCGAGATGGTCGCAGTCTTCGTCCATACGAGAACGTCACACACCGCGTGATTTTCGCCGGACTCGGTGTCTATCCTATCGCTCGTATTGGCCACACGGCTACTTCTGCCCGCACAGCGGGCATCGACCACACTGTTATCGATCGGCAGGCAAGCGACGATGGCGTCTTCCTCACAAAAGATGCAGCCTCAGGTCTCGCGCGGCTTATCGTCAGTGCCGATGGGACTGTGATCGGATATCAAGGAATGCATCTCCACGCGGATGTGATGGCAAAGACAATGCAGATCGTCGTCGAACGCGGTATGGATGTCCACGAGATCCCCGACCGAGCGTATCACCCGACAACTCCCGAAATCATCGACGGACTCCTCCGAGCAGCGAAGCAAAAACTGTAGTTCCCGGTGTGAACGTTGGACCTTGTCTCCTGTTATAACATGAATTCGACATAATCCGAAGGATTAATTGTGGACTTTGGTCTATATGGATTAACCATCGTTAGGATCTGACGGCCGGAAAGGTTTTCCCGTATCGCCACTCCATCGACTATAGAGACACAATTATGTCAGGGTTGGGGGATTTAGTGTCGAATATAATTGGGGACGCAGATGCTGTCTTTTTGTTCTCGCCGAGTGCTGCTAATCATGAAACGTTTGTTCATGGAACGGATGTTCCTATTGTCGTCGTTGCAGAAGAAAATAACGTCGATGCGGAAGCGTTCGTTGAGTTACCAATCGAGTTCACTAACATCACAGAGCGTATCCGGTTCGGTTTAGAAGGTGGTGTCGATCACGGCCACATTGACAGCGGCACCATTGTCCTTTGTGCGATGAACCTCTTCGATGATAGTGTGGATTCGTTAGTGCGTGTTCGTGCTGGTGAATTTACGCATACTGGAATTTATGATCTCTTCGTTAATTCCCGCGCTGAATCATCAGTCATCCGTAACGTACTCGAAGTCGTGATTGGGCTTGGAAAGAAGGGACAAAAAGGCAAACCAGTTGGAGCATTGTTTGTTGTCGGTGATGCGGGGAAAGTGATGAACAAATCCCGATCGCTGTCGTATAACCCATTCGAGAAATCACACGTTCATGTTGGGGATCCAATTGTTGATGTGATGTTAAAAGAGTTCTCTCGGCTCGACGGTGCATTCGTCATTTCTGATGCGGGTAAAATTGTCTCTGCGTACCGCTATCTCGAACCGTCGGCAGAGGGCGTTGACATCCCGAAAGGTCTCGGGACGCGCCATATGGCTGCAGGGGCGATCACGCGCGATACGAACGCCATCGCCATCGTCTTATCCGAGAGTGACGGACTAGTGCGAGCGTTCTCCGGTGGAGAGTTAATCTTTGAACTCGACCCGGAGGCATACTGAGATGGCACAGTCAGGTCCATTTGTCGGCAACGTACTGAACGAACTATCGACTTCGGTCATTCCGGTTGTAGTGCTTATTACCGGCCTGCTGGTCGGTATCATCGCCGGTCGGTTGAGCCGCCGCCTTCTCACAGCGGCCGGGATTCCCGGAGCGGTCGAAGGAACGACGTTCGAGCGGACGGTCAATCGTCTTGGCACATCGACGGCCGGTCTCCTCTCGGGATTCATCACTCTCTTCGTCATCGCACTCACGGTTGGACTGGCGTTGAGCATCGAGGGTGTCCTCGACACGAGATTCTACCTCCAACAGCTTCCGACATACCTGTTACGGGTGTTTGTCGCTGCGCTGGTGCTCATCATCGGACTGATCATTGGTGACAAAGCTGAGGTCGAGATCCGTGAACGGTTCCAAGATGTCAAGCTATCCGAGATGAGTCTGCTTCCTCGTCTGGCCAAGCACAGCATTATCTTTGTTGCTTCACTCATCGCACTCGCACAGCTCAAAGTGGAAACCGGGCCGCTCCTCGTTCTCTTCGGTGGATACGTCTTCGCTGTCGTCGTTTTCTCGGGTCTTGCGTTCAAGGATCTCCTCGCTGCGGGTGCTGCGGGACTGTATCTCATCCTCTCACAGCCCTACTCGATCGGAGATACCATCGATGTCGACGGCAATCGGGGTATCGTTCAGGAAGTTGGTGTGTTCGTCACTCACATCGAAAACGATGATGAGGAGTTCATCCTCCCCAATCATCTCGTGCTCCGTTCGGGCGTCATCCGTATTAGATCGTGAGAATGCACCGAAACTGGCGGGCGTGACACGCCCGAGATCCCAGTTCTCGATTGCGTTTTGTTGGCGTACATCAGTACCGTGACAGCGCGACAACTCGATATCTTGTGAAGCGTGATTCACAGAATGACTATTGTGGACACCGGAGTGGTCTGATTCGTGAACGCAACTGTCATCGGAGCGCAACTGGGCGACGAAGGGAAAGGCAGCGTTGTCGATCTGTTCGGTGAAACTGTGGACGTGGTCGTTCGGTATCAGGGCGGCACCAATGCCGGCCATACGGTTGTCCACCACGGTGAAGAGTACAAACTCAGACTCATCCCCAGTGGAGTCATTCGAGGAAAGACCGGTGTGCTTGGAAATGGCTGTGTGGTCGACTTAGAAATACTGTTTGACGAGATTTCGGAGCTTCGCAGACGAGGACTGGATCCTGATGTGCGTGTTTCCGATCGCGCTCACGTTGTTCTCCCGTATCATCGAGTGCTAGACCGGGCTGAGGAAGCCGCGAAAAACGACGACAGTCTGGCGGTTGGAACAACTGGCAACGGAATCGGACCCGCTTACGAAGACAAAGCTGGTCGCCGCGGAATTCGCATCGGGGACGTGCTGAACGAGTCGGCGCTTCGTCGTCGCCTCCAATACACCGTTCGGAAAAAGCGACGACTCGCCCAAGCGGTGTTCGGCATCGATACAGGAGCCGAATTCGACACAGAGCACCTCATCGATACACTCCGAGACTTTGGCGAGCGACTCGAACGCGAGGAGATGGTCGTCGATACGGGGACGTATCTCACTGAGAAAGACCGCGATGGAGCGACCATTCTGTTTGAGAGCGCCCAAGGGACGCATATCGACGTTGAGCACGGGAACTATCCATTCGTTACGTCGTCGAATCCGACCGTTGGGGGTGCCATAACCGGGACGGGAGTCAGCCCAACGCTTGTCACAGATGGTCGAATCATTGGGGTGGTGAAGGCCTATCTCTCACGAGTCGGCAAAGGACCCCTCCCGACCGAACTGGACGATGAATCTGCATCGGAGGTTCGGGAAAAAGTCGGAGGGTTCGGTACAGTAACTGGGCGCCCTCGACGAATCGGTTGGCTGGACTTGCCGATGCTCCGGCACGCAGCTCGCGTGAACGGATTTACTGGAATCGTCCTCAATCACGTCGATGCACTCGGGGGGTTGAACGAGCTGCGCGTGTGTGAAACCTACAAACTCGATGGTGAGACGGTGACCGGCCTCCCGTCGACGACGGACGCATGGGCGAGATGTACCCCTGAGTACAGAACCTTCGATAGCTGGCCGGACCAGGACTGGAGCAAGCTGCAAAATGAAGGCTACGACTCGCTCCCCGAATCTGCGCGGACGTATATCGAATACGTGAGCGCAGAACTCGGTCTTCCCGTGTATGCTGTCGGAATTGGACCAGCTCGAACCGAAACGATCGTCTTGCAACACCCGCTTGACTCATAGGAGATCGAAATCCGGTATGCAATAGTAATTGAACCATGTCTGAATCACTCGATCAAGACGCTGCCTTTTCGTTACTCGCTGATGACACCCGTGTCCGGATTATTCAGGAACTGGGGCGTGCAACTGCTTCGCCCGAAACGGGGATTCCGGAACTCGCCTACGCTGATCTCAAATCCCGTGTCGACATCCGAGATTCTGGCCGCTTCAACTACCACCTGAAGAAATTGGTGGGGAACTACGTTGCCAAGGGATCTGATGGGTATCGGCTTCGATGGCCGGGGATGGTTCTCTATCGGACGCTCGTTGCGGGACTGCTCACCGACCATACCGACCCAGCAATCGATCGATTTTCCGTCGGAACAGATTGTCACCGATGTGGCGATCCCATCGAAGCGCATCTTTACGAGACGCTCTTTCGGGTTCGCTGTGACTCCTGTGATTCAAATTATACAGATATCTACTTCCCATCCCACGGGCTGAACGACCGGAACGAGGAAGAACTGCTACAGGCAGTACATCGACGCAGCAGGATGATTCGGGATTCTATGGCCTCCGGTCAGTGTCCATGGTGTGCCAGTGAGGTGACTGCTGAAGTACACGCTGGTGATGACTCACTTCCCTCTCTTCACGATACTCGAGATCTCACTGCCTACGCTGTCTATCACTGTACCGATTGTACTGGGTTTCAGTACATGCCGATCTCTCAGATTCTGCTCTATCATCCGATCACTATCTCCTTTTATTATAGCCACGGAGAAGACCTTACAGCAATCCCGGAATGGACTCTCTCGTGGGCTGTCACTGATACGATGACGACCGTCCTCGACACTGACCCGTGGCGATTCTCGGTTCAGATCGAACTTGGTGATGAGACACTCACTGTCGAGATCGACGGAGACCTCACAATCACCGAGACAGCTATCACGCCCTGAGATTCGGAGACCGATCGAGATGTTACCCGAGTTGTGTGTGTTCTTCTGCGGGCACGCCTGCGACCGTCGCTCCCGGTGGCACGTCTTTCGCTACGAGCGAATTGGCGGCCACTTTCGCGCCAGCTCCGATCCGCACGCCGGGGAGAACAATAGCTCCGGCACCAATCATCGCCCGCTCACCAACGACAACCTCGCCAGTTCGGTACTCGTCCTGTAAGAATTCGTGACAAAGGAGGGTAGCGTCGTATCCGATAATCGCATCATCTTCGACTGTGACTAGTTCGGGCCAGAACACGTCCGGCGTCGATTCGAGTCCCCACGAAACGCCGCGCCCGACGGTCACACCGATTGCCCGGAGAAGATAATTCTTCAGTCGTAAGCTCGGTGAGTGGCGTACGAGGAGGATGACGACGTAGTTGAGCACGACGCGTAGGGGATTTTTTGCGCTCGTCCAGTGTCGGAGCGAGTTGAAAGCTCCGGATGTCACGTGTCGGGCGAGTCGATCGTGTCGGGTGGTGCTGGAATCGTCTGGCATGATACGCTACTTCTGAAACACTTGGTGGCTGGCTCTCCGAATCGCTGTGACAGTTCTTAAACTGCGCTCTTCGCTTCGATGGATGATAGATGCTATCCGCGTAGTTCGTTCATGTGGTCGATCCGCTGTTGGACGAGTTCGGGGGTTCCGATGTCGTGTCGGATGTGAAGTCCACTCTCGTCGGCAGCGAGCGCGTCTTCTGCGATCTGCTCTGCGGTTTCGATGGTGTCGGCGAGTCCGACGACGGCGAATGAGCGCGATGTGGTGGTGTAAATTCCGTCTTCGCGTTCGTCGACGCTGGCATAGAAGAGCAGGGCATCGCCCGCGCTTTCCTCGTCGATTTCGACGATCGTCCCTGCTTTCGGGTCTGTCGGGTAGCCTGCCGGAACAGCGTACTTACAGACGGTTGCCTGCTGTGTGAATTCGAGCTCCGGAAGTGGCTCGTCGTCGCGGGCGGCACACAGCATATCGAGGAGAGGTGTTTCGAGGATTGGTAGGATGTTCATTGCTTCAGGGTCGCCAAAGCGAGCGTTGAACTCGACGACTGAAACACCGTCAGCGGTGAGCATGAACTGCCCGTAGAGCGCACCTTTGTAGCCATCGAGTGTCTCGACGACCGCATCGATGACCGAAACGGCGTCTTCATAATCCGCTTCGGTCATAAACGGGAGGTTGTCCCCTGCTGCAGAATAGCTTCCCATCCCACCGGTGTTCGGTCCCTCGTCTCCTTCGTAGGCGCGCTTGTGGTCTTGAACGGCGGGTGAGACTCGGTACTCACCGTTCGCAACGAACGCTTGCACAGTGAACTCCTCACCAACGAGTCGCTCCTCAAGCACCACGCGATCGTACTCGGACTCGCGGAGGTATGTTTTCGCTTCGTCTTTCGTGATCTGATCGCCAGTCACTCGGACACCTTTTCCACCGGTGAGCCCCGCGGGCTTGACTGCGAGATGTGAATCAGATGCATCGATATACTCACAGGCGGCCTCCATTTGATCGAACGTCGCAAAGTCGGGACAGCCGGGGATGTCGTGCTGGGCCATGAACCGGCGCTGAAACGCCTTGTCCGTCTCGATGCGCGCCTCGCTCTCTTGTGGACCGAACGCGTACACACCAACCTCATCGAGCGCATCCGCCACACCGGCGGCGAGTGGTGCCTCTGGTCCGATGACGGCGAGGGTCGCCTCAATCTCTGTCGCGTATGTGACGACCGCGGTCGGATGTGTTTCATCGAGCGTTTCGAATCCCTCCGCGAGCTGGGCAATACCGGGATTGCGATTCGACGCGCAGGCATACAGCGATGCTTCGGAATCAGCCAGCGCGCGGGCAATTGCGTGTTCCCGCCCACCACCACCAACGAGTAAAACGGTCTCTCCCATGAGCGAGAGGGGTGCACACGAAGATGTAAGCGTTGTCTTTCCGGTGTATATCCCATCTCCCATCTCTCATCTCCCATCGGACTGTCGTGAGAGCAGACTGCACGGGCCAAAGCGTACAACCGCTATCGAGCGTCAATCCGTCCACGATTGAGCCCGATTCTTCGTCAGTCACAGAATGGTGTTCGTGCTTCCGGCTGTCCTGCTATTTACGTCCACTGCGGTTGTAGGCTACCTATGACCGACCCGACTCGTCGCAACCGTCTTGATGAGGAGCAGAGTCCGTATCTCCGACAGCACGCCGACAATCCGGTCAATTGGCAGCCGTGGGATCAACAAGCGCTCGACAGCGCCAAAGAACGCGATGTACCGATCTTTCTTTCGATCGGCTATTCGGCGTGTCACTGGTGTCACGTCATGGAAGAGGAGAGCTTTCAGGACGAATCGATCGCATCAATGTTGAACGAGCAGTTCGTTCCCATCAAAATCGACCGCGAGGAGCGCCCGGATCTTGACTCCATCTACATGACCATCTGTCAACTCGTTACTGGTGGCGGTGGGTGGCCGCTTTCGGTGTGGCTCACGCCCGATGAAAAGCCCTTCTACGTCGGGACGTACTTCCCACCCTCTCCGCGCGGCCGCGTCCCCGGATTCGATTCGCTCCTTGAGAATATTGCTGATTCGTGGTCTTCAACGGAAGATCGACAGGAAATCGAAAAGCGCGCCGAGCAGTGGACCACTGCTATTGAGGACGAACTCGAATCCGTGCCGGACCAACCTGGATCGGTCTCTGATAGCGTACTTGACACCGGTGTGCAGGCGGCTGTCCGGAGTGCAGACCGCGAGTACGGGGGATTCGGATCCGGACAGAAGTTCCCTCAAATGGGTCGCTTGCGGGCGCTCGGACGCGCGTACGAACAAACCGGACGATCAGTGTATCGTGAAATTATTGAAGAAACACTCGATGCAATGGTGAACGGTGGGCTGTTCGACCACGTTGGTGGTGGCTTTCACCGTTATACGACTGACCGCAAATGGGTCGTCCCGCACTTCGAGAAGATGCTCTACGATAACGCTGAAATCACACGGATGCTCCTCGAAGGATATCAACTCACTGGCCGCACACCCTACGCAGCGGCCGCCAGCGAGACACTCGAGTTCGTCAAACGCGAACTCACTCACGACGAGGGTGGCTTCTACGCAACGCTCGATGCACAAAGCGAGGGTGAAGAGGGAACGTTCTACGTCTGGACGCCCGAGCAGATCAGCGAGGCGATTGAGG
The nucleotide sequence above comes from Halocatena marina. Encoded proteins:
- a CDS encoding NAD(P)/FAD-dependent oxidoreductase — its product is MMQIVVIGAYGSAGVAVATELADKGEVVDEEVKLTLVDDGDPGGGLCILRGCMPSKEVLSAGAHRYQARHDDRLVGSRPDVDLEHTVATKNEHISNFAAHRRSTVQELSERDNVEFIHDTAQFVDDHTIRVGEREIEADYVVIATGSTPKIPELDGIDAVEFMTSADVLDATTLPDSGIVMGFGYVGIELVPYLVEAGGMDLTVVEHDDRPLDEADPPFGDELMSIYREEFDIEILTNTHERAIESTNDGIRMLVDQDGSERTIEAEKLFVFTGRQPELAGLGLEHTALEPDDDWVTDTMQARDDERTFVVGDVNGKEPILHVAKEQGYRAAENILRHRDGRSLRPYENVTHRVIFAGLGVYPIARIGHTATSARTAGIDHTVIDRQASDDGVFLTKDAASGLARLIVSADGTVIGYQGMHLHADVMAKTMQIVVERGMDVHEIPDRAYHPTTPEIIDGLLRAAKQKL
- a CDS encoding mechanosensitive ion channel domain-containing protein, giving the protein MAQSGPFVGNVLNELSTSVIPVVVLITGLLVGIIAGRLSRRLLTAAGIPGAVEGTTFERTVNRLGTSTAGLLSGFITLFVIALTVGLALSIEGVLDTRFYLQQLPTYLLRVFVAALVLIIGLIIGDKAEVEIRERFQDVKLSEMSLLPRLAKHSIIFVASLIALAQLKVETGPLLVLFGGYVFAVVVFSGLAFKDLLAAGAAGLYLILSQPYSIGDTIDVDGNRGIVQEVGVFVTHIENDDEEFILPNHLVLRSGVIRIRS
- a CDS encoding DapH/DapD/GlmU-related protein — protein: MPDDSSTTRHDRLARHVTSGAFNSLRHWTSAKNPLRVVLNYVVILLVRHSPSLRLKNYLLRAIGVTVGRGVSWGLESTPDVFWPELVTVEDDAIIGYDATLLCHEFLQDEYRTGEVVVGERAMIGAGAIVLPGVRIGAGAKVAANSLVAKDVPPGATVAGVPAEEHTQLG
- the purD gene encoding phosphoribosylamine--glycine ligase, which gives rise to MGETVLLVGGGGREHAIARALADSEASLYACASNRNPGIAQLAEGFETLDETHPTAVVTYATEIEATLAVIGPEAPLAAGVADALDEVGVYAFGPQESEARIETDKAFQRRFMAQHDIPGCPDFATFDQMEAACEYIDASDSHLAVKPAGLTGGKGVRVTGDQITKDEAKTYLRESEYDRVVLEERLVGEEFTVQAFVANGEYRVSPAVQDHKRAYEGDEGPNTGGMGSYSAAGDNLPFMTEADYEDAVSVIDAVVETLDGYKGALYGQFMLTADGVSVVEFNARFGDPEAMNILPILETPLLDMLCAARDDEPLPELEFTQQATVCKYAVPAGYPTDPKAGTIVEIDEESAGDALLFYASVDEREDGIYTTTSRSFAVVGLADTIETAEQIAEDALAADESGLHIRHDIGTPELVQQRIDHMNELRG
- a CDS encoding helix-turn-helix domain-containing protein, coding for MSESLDQDAAFSLLADDTRVRIIQELGRATASPETGIPELAYADLKSRVDIRDSGRFNYHLKKLVGNYVAKGSDGYRLRWPGMVLYRTLVAGLLTDHTDPAIDRFSVGTDCHRCGDPIEAHLYETLFRVRCDSCDSNYTDIYFPSHGLNDRNEEELLQAVHRRSRMIRDSMASGQCPWCASEVTAEVHAGDDSLPSLHDTRDLTAYAVYHCTDCTGFQYMPISQILLYHPITISFYYSHGEDLTAIPEWTLSWAVTDTMTTVLDTDPWRFSVQIELGDETLTVEIDGDLTITETAITP
- a CDS encoding adenylosuccinate synthase; amino-acid sequence: MNATVIGAQLGDEGKGSVVDLFGETVDVVVRYQGGTNAGHTVVHHGEEYKLRLIPSGVIRGKTGVLGNGCVVDLEILFDEISELRRRGLDPDVRVSDRAHVVLPYHRVLDRAEEAAKNDDSLAVGTTGNGIGPAYEDKAGRRGIRIGDVLNESALRRRLQYTVRKKRRLAQAVFGIDTGAEFDTEHLIDTLRDFGERLEREEMVVDTGTYLTEKDRDGATILFESAQGTHIDVEHGNYPFVTSSNPTVGGAITGTGVSPTLVTDGRIIGVVKAYLSRVGKGPLPTELDDESASEVREKVGGFGTVTGRPRRIGWLDLPMLRHAARVNGFTGIVLNHVDALGGLNELRVCETYKLDGETVTGLPSTTDAWARCTPEYRTFDSWPDQDWSKLQNEGYDSLPESARTYIEYVSAELGLPVYAVGIGPARTETIVLQHPLDS
- the dacZ gene encoding diadenylate cyclase DacZ, encoding MSGLGDLVSNIIGDADAVFLFSPSAANHETFVHGTDVPIVVVAEENNVDAEAFVELPIEFTNITERIRFGLEGGVDHGHIDSGTIVLCAMNLFDDSVDSLVRVRAGEFTHTGIYDLFVNSRAESSVIRNVLEVVIGLGKKGQKGKPVGALFVVGDAGKVMNKSRSLSYNPFEKSHVHVGDPIVDVMLKEFSRLDGAFVISDAGKIVSAYRYLEPSAEGVDIPKGLGTRHMAAGAITRDTNAIAIVLSESDGLVRAFSGGELIFELDPEAY